A section of the Ammospiza nelsoni isolate bAmmNel1 chromosome W, bAmmNel1.pri, whole genome shotgun sequence genome encodes:
- the LOC132086129 gene encoding LOW QUALITY PROTEIN: uncharacterized protein LOC132086129 (The sequence of the model RefSeq protein was modified relative to this genomic sequence to represent the inferred CDS: substituted 1 base at 1 genomic stop codon) — MRSDKVYRSQEQERDTFEWVKAPPAPPRGGEAEEVEAETEDEEEGNFPKKEEDSGGEGTSTRTHPTRGSPVASRTRRQVVLQAPLRQAVGPEGAKLMIKVPFTTLDLEAWERIARNYRVDPILTAKRLRYVIKQHSPDWADIQLLLDAFTETEKQLILKTAGNLAEDYCKATQLDVKEHFPLQDPEWDPNVSAEVKKLTEYQEWIATGVERAIPKTINWSALYSLKQGPSETPSEFLERLRDAMRRHTSLDPESEIGINQLVNSFLGQSAGDIRCKLQKIRGPDGRNLEALLEEAWRVFSNWEEGYKQGMKRLVAVVQEERQRKYSQGPPRQGPPRLGRNQCAICKRIGHWKGQCPERRRSDQQMAAHVQDNXGGPGDSTPADPLVITMRLGEEGKRVEFLVDTGATYSVLNKALVPVENDYVVVQGATGQSERAYFCKPLRYKLGKQWGIHKFLYMPNSPRALLGRDLLEQLQATITFKNGEITLEVNDQKYIEVLSLTLTAIGIKEEIDEEILGQVFPGVWASDVPGRAKNASPIVIKLKEGAQPVRIKQYPLKKEDREGISPIIKNFLRLGLLKQCQSDFNTPILPVRKSDGSYRIVQDLRAVNKITEDLYPVVANPYTLLTCLTPELTWFTVLDLKDAFFCLPIHEASQKIFAFEWESPKSGCKTQLTWTRLPQGWKNSPTLFGEQLAKDLESWESPQEEGRLLQYVDDLLVATQMREACVAWTVSLLNFLGLQGYRVSKKKAQVVKQKVIYLGYEVSAGQRTLGQARKEAICQTPKPQTIKELRTFLGMAGWCRLLVYNYGQLVRPLYALIANGSRDFQWTKEATRAFHQLKNALMSAPALGLPDVSKPFFLFSHEKQGIALGIQAQDLGPYRRAVAYLSKQLDATAKGWPGCLRAVAAVVLNIQEARKFTLGQKLTVLVSHTVSAVLESPRTQHQRVPACPRRLHSRPQTTHSGRCNTIEATYSSRPDLKDTPLDDVETWFTDGSSYVTNGKRHAGYAVTTCREVIESGPLPTGTSAQKAEIIALTRALERAKGRRINIYTDSRYSFGVVHAHGAIWKERGLLTSQGKNIKHAQEIIQLLEAVQLPEKVAIMHIKAHQKVSSQLEEGNELADREAKEAEKGEVATEGVLIPDGQISLEGLNHEKTILYPSERGVWARKMNEKWQTIIECGFSYVAPVTSHQLI; from the exons ATGAGATCAGATAAAGTCTATCGTTCTCAGGAGCAAGAACGGGACACATTTGAGTGGGTGaaagctcctccagcccctccccgAGGGGGGGAGGCTGAGGAGGTTGAGGCTGAaactgaggatgaggaggaagggaaCTTCCCCAAAAAGGAGGAGGACTCAGGTGGGGAGGGCACATCTACTAGAACCCACCCTACCCGTGGGAGTCCAGTTGCATCTAGAACTAGGAGGCAAGTAGTGCTACAGGCCCCTCTGCGACAGGCAGTGGGACCAGAAGGGGCCAAATTAATGATCAAAGTGCCATTTACCACCCTTGATTTAGAAGCATGGGAAAGGATTGCGAGGAATTATCGTGTTGACCCGATACTCACTGCCAAGCGCCTACGATATGTTATCAAACAACACAGTCCAGACTGGGCTGACATCCAGCTACTACTAGATGCTTTCACTGAAACTGAGAAACAGCTGATCTTAAAGACAGCAGGGAATTTGGCAGAGGATTACTGTAAGGCCACACAGCTGGATGTAAAAGAACATTTCCCCCTCCAAGACCCAGAATGGGATCCTAATGTGTCGGCAGAGGTAAAGAAATTAACAGAGTATCAAGAGTGGATAGCAACAGGGGTAGAAAGAGCTATTCCAAAAACCATAAACTGGTCTGCCTTATATTCCCTTAAGCAGGGGCCTTCTGAGACTCCATCTGAATTTCTAGAGCGTTTAAGGGATGCTATGCGTCGTCATACATCATTAGATCCAGAGTCTGAGATAGGGATAAATCAACTAGTTAATTCATTTTTGGGGCAGTCTGCTGGAGATATCAGGtgtaaacttcagaaaattcGGGGACCAGATGGGAGGAATCTCGAAGCCTTGCTAGAGGAAGCCTGGAGAGTATTTAGTAACTGGGAGGAAGGATATAAACAAGGAATGAAAAGGTTGGTGGCAGTGGTacaggaggaaaggcagaggaaataCAGCCAGGGACCGCCGAGACAGGGACCACCTCGGCTGGGCAGGAACCAGTGTGCAATCTGCAAAAGAATTGGTCACTGGAAAGGCCAATGCCCAGAACGAAGAAGGAGTGACCAGCAGATGGCTGCACACGTACAAGACAACTGAGGAGGACCGGGGGATTCTACCCCAGCGGATCCACTGGTTATAACAAtgaggctgggggaagaagggaaaagggtggAATTTTTGGTTGACACAGGAGCtacatattcagttttaaataaggctttagtacctgtggaaaATGATTATGTTGTAGTGCAGGGggcaactggccagtctgaaaGGGCATATTTTTGTAAACCTTTGAGGTATAAATTGGGAAAACAATGGGGTATTCATAAATTCTTGTACATGCCTAACTCACCAAGAGCACTCTTAGGGAGAGATTTATTGGAACAATTACAAGCAACCATTACAttcaaaaatggggaaattacTCTGGAGGTAAATGATCAAAAGTACATAGAGGTATTAAGTTTAACTCTGACAGCTATTGGCATTAAGGAAGAAATTGATGAAGAAATACTAGGTCAGGTATTTCCTGGGGTGTGGGCCTCTGATGTGCCAGGGAGGGCGAAAAATGCCTCTCCCATAGTAATCAAACTCAAGGAGGGGGCACAACCAGTGAGAATCAAGCAGTACCCCCTAAAGAAAGAGGAtagggaaggaatcagcccaataatcAAAAATTTTCTGCGGTTAGGATTACTGAAACAATGCCAATCTGATTTCAATACTCCCATTTTACCTGTTCGGAAATCTGATGGGTCATACCGGATAGTACAGGATTTGAGGGCTGtcaataaaataacagaagatCTGTATCCAGTGGTAGCCAATCCATACACTTTATTAACTTGcctaacacctgagctaacctggtttaCTGTTTTAGATTTAAaggatgccttcttttgcctccccaTCCATGAAGCCAGCCaaaaaatttttgcatttgaatgGGAAAGCCCTAAGAGTGGGTGCAAAACCCAGCTCACATGGACCAGACTACCCCAAGGCTGGAAAAATTCCCCCACTTTGTTCGGGGAGCAACTTGCAAAGGATCTGGAGTCCTGGGAATCTccacaggaagaaggaaggctTTTGCAGTATGTGGACGACCTTCTAGTGGCCACTCAGATGAGGGAAGCATGTGTggcctggacggtaagccttttgaatttcctaggactccaaggatacagagtatcaaaaaaaaaggcacaggtagtgaaacagaaagttATCTACCTGGGGTACGAGGTGAGTGCTGGGCAACGGACTTTAGGGCAGGCTCGCAAggaagccatatgccaaaccccaaaaccccagaccATAAAAGAGCTccgaaccttcttaggcatggcaggaTGGTGCCGGCTGTTGGTTTATAACTATGGACAGCTtgtcagacccctctatgcCCTGATTGCCAATGGAAGCAGAGATTTCCAGTGGACAAAAGAAGCAACacgggcctttcaccagctGAAGAATGccctcatgtcagctccagctttgggacTTCCAGATGTGAGTAAACCATTCTTCCTATTTTCCCATGAGAAGCAgggaattgccctgggaatacaggctcaggacttgggtccATACCGGAGGGCAGTTGCTTACCTCTCTAAacaactagatgcaacagccaaaggatggccaggttgcctcagagctgtagcagcagttgtgctgaacattcaagaggcacgcaagtttaccctgggacaaaaattgactgtgctagtgtcccacactgTATCtgcagtactggaa AGCCCAAGGACGCAGCACCAGCGTGTTCCCGCGTGTCCCCGCCGCCTCCACAGcagaccccaga cgacccactcaggccgctgtaatacCATTGAAGCTACATACTCCAGCCGCCCAGACTTAAAGGATACCCCTCTGGATGATGtagagacctggttcactgacggGAGCAGCTATGTTACCAATGGGAAGCGACATGCTGGGTATGCAGTGaccacctgcagagaggtaatagagtctggacccttaccaacaggtacctctgcacagaaggctgagataattgccctgacccgtgccttggaaagggcaaaagggaggagaataaacATCTACACAGACTCGAGGTACTCATTCGGAGTTGTACATGCACATGGggccatctggaaggagaggggactgcttacctcacagggaaagaacatcaaacatgcacaagagataatccagctgctggaagcagttcagctgcctgaaaaggtAGCAATTatgcatattaaggcacaccaaAAAGTGAGCTCACaattggaagaaggaaatgagctggcggatagagaggcaaaagaagcagaaaaaggtGAGGTAGCTACTGAAGGAGTCCTTATTCCAGATGGACAAATCTCCCTTGAAG gattaaaccatgaaaaaacaatactctacCCTTCAGAACGTGGAGTGTGGGCACGCAAGATGAATGAAAAatggcagaca ATTATCGAGTGTGGTTTTTCGTACGTGGCCCCAGTGACATCGCACCAGCTGATTTAA